In one Streptomyces sp. NBC_01288 genomic region, the following are encoded:
- a CDS encoding trypsin-like serine peptidase — MFDSPLPGSRVLRRRTTALTVAGTALALAVPVSATAVSVSGRAAAAPDPVSSFSFTAQERKDALAYWTPARIRAVGKSVDLGPTGPKTKTWTGPQLKTVGRMFMVNAAGADTWCTATAVKSANRSVVMTAGHCVRRSASPVNTNMSMVFVPAYSKGEQPYGAFAVRTVLTPRAFAEEGTNDVAAMVVDADKNGRRLTDVVGGTPIAFNRAVGGKISSFGYPATHPQLGEELLRCVGTEKKENGQQMIPCDMTGGSSGGPWLADFKETTGQGTLVSVNSALDGFTPTKMYGEILGATAKTMYGRAERG, encoded by the coding sequence ATGTTCGACAGCCCACTTCCCGGGAGCCGAGTTCTCCGCCGCCGTACCACGGCGCTCACCGTGGCCGGTACGGCCCTCGCGCTCGCCGTCCCCGTCTCGGCCACGGCCGTCTCCGTCTCCGGCCGCGCCGCCGCTGCCCCCGACCCGGTGTCCTCCTTCTCGTTCACCGCCCAGGAACGCAAGGACGCCCTCGCCTACTGGACCCCGGCCCGGATCAGGGCCGTAGGAAAGTCGGTGGATCTCGGGCCGACCGGGCCGAAGACCAAGACGTGGACCGGTCCACAGCTGAAGACCGTGGGGCGGATGTTCATGGTCAACGCCGCGGGGGCCGACACCTGGTGCACGGCCACCGCCGTGAAGAGCGCCAACCGGTCCGTGGTGATGACCGCGGGGCACTGCGTCCGGCGGTCCGCCTCGCCCGTCAACACCAACATGTCGATGGTGTTCGTACCGGCCTACAGCAAGGGCGAGCAGCCGTACGGCGCCTTCGCGGTGCGCACCGTCCTGACTCCGCGCGCCTTCGCGGAGGAGGGTACGAACGACGTGGCCGCGATGGTCGTCGACGCCGACAAGAACGGTCGTAGGCTCACGGACGTTGTCGGCGGGACGCCTATCGCGTTCAACCGGGCCGTCGGCGGGAAGATCTCGTCCTTCGGTTACCCCGCCACCCATCCGCAGCTCGGCGAGGAACTCCTGCGCTGTGTGGGCACGGAGAAGAAGGAGAACGGCCAGCAGATGATCCCCTGCGACATGACCGGCGGCTCCAGCGGCGGACCGTGGCTGGCCGACTTCAAGGAGACCACCGGGCAGGGCACCCTCGTCTCGGTCAACAGTGCGCTGGACGGCTTCACGCCGACCAAGATGTACGGCGAGATCCTCGGGGCCACGGCCAAGACGATGTACGGGCGGGCCGAACGCGGCTGA
- a CDS encoding DUF4232 domain-containing protein: MSNAIFRRRTALLTATLAAATSLALTACGTDLDSAAENTPTVAADNGISSTATPKADAGDAGDTKTAASGTDASVTSKSGSGSTTAKGPTGSKGSTSSIVTCTGANTKVTAQTVSRPLNHLLLTVKNTGSKTCYLYGYPALRFTDAQAVPPVDEDTQPQAVTTLRPGQSGYAGVLLSAADGSGSGGYTAKTLSVIFQNRALEFVGSGVKVALPSKGVYIDSSLTTTYWLTNPSDALN; this comes from the coding sequence ATGTCCAACGCCATCTTCCGCCGCCGTACGGCACTCCTCACCGCGACCCTCGCAGCGGCCACCTCACTGGCACTGACCGCCTGCGGCACCGACCTGGACTCGGCGGCCGAGAACACCCCGACCGTCGCCGCCGACAACGGCATCTCCTCGACCGCGACGCCCAAGGCGGACGCGGGGGACGCGGGGGACACCAAGACCGCGGCCTCCGGTACGGACGCGTCCGTGACCTCGAAGTCGGGCAGCGGCAGCACCACCGCCAAGGGGCCCACCGGGTCCAAGGGGTCGACCTCCAGCATCGTCACCTGCACCGGCGCCAACACCAAGGTCACCGCGCAGACCGTGTCCCGTCCGCTGAACCACCTGCTGCTGACGGTCAAGAACACCGGCTCCAAGACCTGCTACCTGTACGGCTATCCGGCCCTGCGGTTCACGGACGCCCAGGCCGTGCCTCCGGTCGACGAGGACACGCAGCCGCAGGCGGTCACCACGCTCCGCCCCGGACAGTCGGGTTATGCCGGCGTCCTCCTCTCCGCCGCCGACGGCAGCGGCTCCGGCGGCTACACGGCGAAGACGCTTTCGGTGATCTTCCAGAACCGCGCGCTCGAATTCGTGGGCTCGGGCGTCAAGGTCGCGCTGCCCAGCAAGGGTGTGTACATCGACAGCTCACTGACCACCACCTACTGGCTGACCAACCCCTCGGACGCCCTCAACTAG
- a CDS encoding glycoside hydrolase family 19 protein yields MSRRRIAAVLTALVLGSLTPVVLPAAGASAASCSSYPNWVAGKSYVTGNIVRYTDGKAYIAEHDNPGYDPVISTWFWEPYACDGSGTPVGNFVVSEAQFNQMFPSRNSFYTYSGLTAALSAYPGFANTGSDTTKKQEAAAFLANVSHETGGLVYIVEQNTANYPTYCDWSQSYGCPAGQAAYYGRGPLQISWNFNYKAAGDALGIDLLGNPWLVQNDSAVAWKTALWYWNTQSGPGSMTPHNAMVNGAGFGQTIRSINGSIECDGKSPAQVQSRVDAYTRFTSILGTSTGANLYC; encoded by the coding sequence GTGTCGAGACGCCGCATCGCCGCAGTACTGACCGCACTCGTCCTCGGTAGCCTGACGCCCGTGGTCCTTCCCGCCGCCGGCGCGTCCGCCGCCTCCTGTTCGAGCTATCCGAACTGGGTGGCCGGCAAGTCGTACGTCACCGGCAACATCGTCCGCTACACCGACGGCAAGGCGTACATCGCCGAGCACGACAACCCGGGCTACGACCCGGTCATCAGCACCTGGTTCTGGGAGCCGTACGCCTGCGACGGCTCCGGTACGCCCGTGGGCAACTTCGTGGTGAGCGAGGCCCAGTTCAACCAGATGTTCCCGAGCCGCAACTCCTTCTACACCTACAGCGGTCTCACCGCCGCCCTCAGCGCCTACCCGGGCTTCGCGAACACCGGCAGCGACACCACGAAGAAGCAGGAGGCCGCCGCCTTCCTCGCCAACGTCAGCCATGAGACGGGCGGGTTGGTGTACATCGTCGAGCAGAACACCGCCAACTACCCGACGTACTGCGACTGGAGCCAGTCGTACGGCTGCCCGGCCGGCCAGGCCGCCTACTACGGGCGCGGTCCGCTGCAGATCAGCTGGAACTTCAACTACAAGGCGGCCGGGGACGCGCTGGGCATCGACCTGCTGGGCAACCCCTGGCTGGTGCAGAACGACTCGGCCGTGGCCTGGAAGACCGCGCTCTGGTACTGGAACACCCAGAGCGGTCCCGGCTCCATGACCCCGCACAACGCGATGGTCAACGGCGCCGGTTTCGGCCAGACCATCCGCAGCATCAACGGCTCGATCGAGTGCGACGGCAAGAGCCCCGCCCAGGTGCAGAGCCGCGTGGACGCCTACACGCGGTTCACCTCGATCCTCGGGACCAGCACCGGGGCCAACCTCTACTGCTGA